DNA sequence from the Tissierella sp. MB52-C2 genome:
AAGGACAAGTGTATTGGTACTTATATATATAGTATTGGCACTAAGCTTAAACTTTGTTCTCGGATTTGCAGGCCAGCTTTCAATGGGACACTCAGCATTTTATGCTGTAGGAGCTTATACTACTGCTATTCTTACAGTAACGTATAATGTACCATTTTGGATTGCATTAGTTTGCAGTGGAATAGTTTCTGCAATATTTGGATTACTCTTAGGTATTCCTACTTTAAGGTTAAAAGGAGACTATTTAGCTATTACTACCATAGGGTTTAGTGAAATCCTAAGATTAGTTTTAATCAACTGGGCATCCTTTACAAGAGGACCAGCCGGTATACCAGGAATTCCATCACCTAAGATATTTGGTTATACCATAAGTAGTAATACAGGATATTATTATATATTATATATACTAGCTCTTTTAACTATATTTATATCCTATAGATTATTAAATTCAAGACTTGGAAGAGGGTTAGTAGCAGTAAAAGATGATGAAGTAGCAGCTGAAGCAATGGGAATAAATCCAACATTTCTAAAAATCTTAGCATTCGTTTTAGGGGCAGCAATAGCAGGACTTGCAGGAGGAGTATTTGCTTCATTCATCCACTATGTAAATCCAGATAACTTCACATATATGGAATCTGTAGTAATGCTTACTATGGTAGTATTAGGAGGAGTAGGAAGTATTCCAGGAATCATTGTAGGTGCAACAATACTTACAATATTACCTGAGGCACTTAGAGGTATATCCACTTATAGATATGCAATATACGGAATACTTTTAGTAATGATGATGATAGTAAGACCTCAAGGAATGATCAGCATGTCTAGTCTAAAGGGAGGTGCAAAGCATGAGAATTCTCGAAGCTAAAGGAATTACAATGCGTTTTGGTGGATTAACTGCTGTAAATAAT
Encoded proteins:
- a CDS encoding branched-chain amino acid ABC transporter permease, whose protein sequence is MGNISRVLLNLILYSGILYLGIIVLSKVFDLGTKKFMNLNNKNRKVASLGFLVLGALLPLVLANNTYALRTSVLVLIYIVLALSLNFVLGFAGQLSMGHSAFYAVGAYTTAILTVTYNVPFWIALVCSGIVSAIFGLLLGIPTLRLKGDYLAITTIGFSEILRLVLINWASFTRGPAGIPGIPSPKIFGYTISSNTGYYYILYILALLTIFISYRLLNSRLGRGLVAVKDDEVAAEAMGINPTFLKILAFVLGAAIAGLAGGVFASFIHYVNPDNFTYMESVVMLTMVVLGGVGSIPGIIVGATILTILPEALRGISTYRYAIYGILLVMMMIVRPQGMISMSSLKGGAKHENSRS